One Nitrospirae bacterium YQR-1 DNA window includes the following coding sequences:
- the hypB gene encoding hydrogenase nickel incorporation protein HypB, with protein MNIKVVSKILESNDRLAESNNQRLKAAGIYTINLMGAPGAGKTSVLERVITTLKDTLRVGVIEGDIVGSEDAQRISALDVPVVQINTGGACHLDANMISEVLDSMPLDSLDILIIENVGNLVCPAEFKVGEDIKVMVLSVTGGHDKPLKYPLMFRESTALLLNKVDLLPYIDVDIDRALRDALSINPAIKIFKTSCKTRDGIGDFCTWLKGLR; from the coding sequence ATGAATATAAAGGTAGTGTCGAAAATACTTGAGTCAAATGACCGCCTTGCCGAATCTAACAACCAACGGCTGAAAGCTGCCGGTATTTACACTATAAACCTTATGGGAGCTCCCGGAGCAGGCAAGACAAGCGTCTTAGAACGTGTTATCACAACTCTGAAAGATACACTCAGGGTTGGAGTAATCGAGGGTGACATTGTAGGCTCTGAGGACGCCCAAAGGATTAGTGCGCTTGATGTGCCCGTAGTTCAGATAAACACCGGTGGGGCCTGTCACCTTGACGCCAATATGATAAGTGAAGTTCTGGACTCCATGCCACTTGACTCCCTGGATATACTGATAATTGAAAATGTAGGGAATCTTGTCTGTCCGGCGGAGTTTAAAGTCGGGGAGGACATAAAAGTTATGGTACTAAGTGTAACCGGGGGGCATGACAAGCCACTAAAATATCCGCTTATGTTTCGTGAGTCCACCGCTCTGTTGCTTAATAAGGTTGACCTTCTGCCCTATATTGACGTTGATATAGACAGAGCCCTAAGAGACGCCCTCTCTATAAACCCTGCTATTAAGATATTTAAAACATCCTGTAAGACGAGGGATGGAATCGGGGACTTTTGTACGTGGTTAAAAGGACTCAGATAA
- the hypF gene encoding carbamoyltransferase HypF, whose product MVKRTQITVNGTVQGVGFRPYVYNLAHACGLKGFVTNTSAGVKIEVEGEETESFMQRLLKNPPPLSHIDYINTSTLPTEGSSDFEILSSISDETSFTMLSPDISICEDCLREMFTPSDRRYLYPFINCSNCGPRYTITKAIPYDRANTTMSVFTMCGECRAEYESPGNRRFHAEPIACHSCGPKVALFPETGLSAHPLLKAVEYLKQGAILAVKGLGGYHLCCDALNEEALRRLRNKKRRDKKPFAMMSPDITAIEEFAHVSAREREMLLSPQRAVVLLKKKGGIPHGVSSRSPSYGFMLPYTPLHYLLFHYPCTAAVENTFFPPAQYNFKALVMTSGNQPGEPIISDNGEAIKKLSTVADAFITHNRDIYMAIDDSVLSVRAEGTINLIRRARGFVPAPVMLSEDGPDTLALGGDIKNTFTVAKGCYAIPGPHTGDMEHIDTIEFFSLNLANIMSMYNIKPLVAACDMHPGYFSSEYVSGSTVVVKTAVQHHHAHFASVAAEHNLQGKAIGVVFDGTGYGTDNNLWGGEFLVADVYEFDRAAHFKYIPLPGGAQAVREPRRMAVSYIVDVYKENTMAVLQDLGFIERHGRQFTENLLRIIPQRQYSPLSSSAGRLFDAVAALLWLCDINTFEAEAAMALESVIDEDYSGSYPFSITTERFIDFSLTISKIIEDILNAVDTGRISASFHNTMVAVICEVVNRVSKERNIRNVVLSGGTFQNAFLVNKTVRALKETGMAVFVNERVPCNDGGLSLGQGYIARERLKNSEVI is encoded by the coding sequence GTGGTTAAAAGGACTCAGATAACTGTTAACGGCACAGTGCAGGGTGTGGGGTTTCGGCCCTATGTGTATAATTTGGCGCACGCTTGCGGCTTAAAAGGCTTTGTGACCAACACCTCCGCAGGCGTAAAAATTGAGGTCGAGGGAGAGGAAACGGAAAGTTTTATGCAGCGCCTTTTAAAAAATCCGCCGCCGCTTTCACATATAGATTATATCAACACCTCAACACTACCCACGGAGGGTAGCAGCGATTTTGAAATCCTGAGCAGCATTTCCGACGAAACATCATTTACTATGCTCTCCCCCGATATATCAATTTGTGAGGATTGTTTAAGAGAAATGTTCACACCCTCAGACAGAAGGTATCTGTATCCTTTTATCAATTGCTCCAACTGCGGCCCCAGATATACGATAACTAAAGCCATCCCCTACGACAGGGCAAACACAACAATGTCTGTGTTTACAATGTGCGGTGAGTGCAGGGCTGAGTACGAGAGCCCCGGCAACAGACGTTTTCACGCCGAGCCGATAGCATGTCACAGCTGCGGGCCGAAAGTTGCGCTTTTCCCGGAAACCGGACTCTCAGCACATCCCCTACTTAAAGCCGTAGAGTATTTAAAACAGGGGGCAATACTGGCGGTTAAAGGCCTTGGGGGCTATCACCTCTGTTGTGATGCTCTGAATGAGGAAGCTCTCAGGAGGCTAAGAAATAAAAAAAGACGAGATAAAAAACCCTTTGCCATGATGTCACCCGATATAACTGCAATTGAGGAGTTTGCACATGTTTCAGCCCGAGAGAGGGAAATGCTTCTGAGTCCACAACGGGCTGTTGTGTTGCTAAAGAAAAAGGGCGGCATACCGCATGGTGTAAGCAGCCGGAGTCCATCGTACGGCTTTATGCTGCCCTACACCCCTCTACATTATCTCTTGTTCCATTATCCTTGCACTGCAGCCGTGGAAAACACTTTTTTCCCTCCGGCACAATATAACTTTAAGGCGCTGGTTATGACAAGTGGAAACCAGCCTGGTGAGCCGATAATATCGGACAACGGGGAGGCGATAAAGAAGCTCTCCACCGTGGCCGACGCCTTTATCACACACAACAGGGATATTTACATGGCAATTGACGACTCTGTGTTAAGCGTGCGGGCTGAGGGCACGATAAACCTCATAAGGAGAGCACGCGGGTTTGTGCCGGCTCCGGTTATGCTTTCTGAGGACGGCCCCGATACGCTGGCTCTCGGTGGTGATATAAAAAACACTTTTACGGTGGCAAAGGGCTGCTACGCAATACCGGGGCCCCACACCGGAGATATGGAACACATTGATACAATTGAATTTTTCAGCCTCAACCTTGCAAACATAATGTCCATGTATAATATAAAACCTCTGGTTGCAGCCTGTGATATGCACCCGGGGTATTTCTCCTCTGAGTACGTTTCAGGCAGCACAGTGGTGGTAAAAACGGCAGTTCAGCACCATCACGCCCACTTTGCCTCCGTGGCGGCGGAGCACAATTTACAAGGTAAAGCAATCGGTGTTGTGTTTGACGGCACAGGGTACGGCACGGATAACAACCTGTGGGGCGGGGAGTTTTTAGTTGCCGATGTTTATGAGTTTGACCGTGCAGCACATTTTAAATATATTCCACTTCCCGGAGGCGCACAGGCTGTCAGAGAACCCCGCAGAATGGCTGTAAGTTATATTGTGGATGTTTATAAGGAAAACACCATGGCTGTGCTGCAAGACCTTGGATTTATAGAAAGGCACGGGAGGCAATTTACAGAAAATCTGCTTCGGATAATCCCGCAGAGACAGTACAGCCCGTTGTCATCGAGTGCCGGACGGCTGTTTGATGCGGTAGCGGCACTGCTGTGGCTGTGTGATATAAACACATTTGAGGCAGAGGCCGCTATGGCTTTGGAGTCTGTAATTGATGAGGATTACAGCGGCAGCTATCCTTTTTCTATAACAACTGAGCGTTTCATAGATTTTTCATTAACCATCTCAAAAATAATTGAGGATATATTAAACGCTGTGGATACAGGTAGAATATCGGCCTCATTTCACAACACCATGGTAGCCGTAATTTGCGAGGTTGTTAACAGAGTAAGCAAAGAGAGAAATATTAGAAATGTGGTCTTAAGCGGAGGGACTTTTCAGAATGCCTTTCTTGTAAATAAGACAGTACGGGCTCTTAAGGAAACCGGCATGGCTGTTTTTGTAAATGAAAGGGTCCCCTGTAATGACGGAGGGCTGTCTCTGGGCCAGGGTTACATAGCACGGGAGAGATTAAAAAACAGCGAGGTTATATGA
- a CDS encoding hydrogenase maturation nickel metallochaperone HypA produces the protein MHELYIAQSILETAVTHCMENGCSRIESVTVQVGLAAGVMSEALAFAFDALKGGTIAETAELIIEKITPQCVCKNCLEIFEPAEVFLTSCPNCLSSDVNITKGFELQLLQLEAL, from the coding sequence ATGCACGAACTATATATTGCTCAAAGCATACTGGAGACAGCCGTCACTCACTGCATGGAAAACGGATGCAGCCGCATCGAATCGGTAACGGTACAGGTCGGCCTTGCTGCGGGCGTTATGAGTGAGGCGCTTGCCTTTGCCTTTGACGCTCTGAAGGGCGGCACTATCGCAGAGACGGCAGAGCTCATCATAGAGAAAATAACCCCTCAGTGTGTTTGTAAAAACTGCTTGGAAATATTTGAACCCGCTGAGGTATTCCTCACGAGTTGCCCTAATTGCCTCTCCTCTGATGTTAATATAACTAAGGGCTTTGAACTACAACTGCTGCAACTGGAAGCGCTATGA
- a CDS encoding HypC/HybG/HupF family hydrogenase formation chaperone — translation MCLAVPSKVISVDNHTSVVDVMGVRREISLLLMPEEVTAGDYVLIHAGFAIQKVDETAALETLCFFKEAGVPLDEG, via the coding sequence ATGTGTCTTGCTGTGCCGTCAAAAGTCATAAGTGTTGATAATCATACCTCGGTGGTTGATGTTATGGGGGTGCGGAGGGAGATAAGTTTACTTCTAATGCCTGAGGAGGTCACTGCAGGGGATTATGTATTAATACATGCCGGTTTTGCAATCCAAAAAGTTGACGAAACAGCTGCACTGGAGACTCTGTGCTTTTTTAAGGAGGCGGGAGTGCCTCTTGATGAGGGCTAA